In Prunus dulcis chromosome 2, ALMONDv2, whole genome shotgun sequence, a single genomic region encodes these proteins:
- the LOC117619969 gene encoding actin-depolymerizing factor 7 isoform X1, translated as MAASGMAVSDECKLKFLELKAKRNHRYIIFKIEIQQVVVEKVGTKEETYDDFAASLPADECRYAVFDFDFTTVENCQKSKIFFIAWSPDTSKVRMKMVYASSKDRFKRELDGTQVELQATDPSEISLDIIKSRAL; from the exons Atg GCGGCGTCTGGCATGGCTGTGAGTGATGAATGCAAACTCAAGTTCTTGGAGCTAAAAGCGAAGAGAAACCATCGATACATTATATTCAAGATTGAGATTCAACAAGTGGTGGTAGAGAAGGTTGGTACCAAAGAAGAAACATATGACGACTTCGCGGCATCCCTGCCTGCCGATGAGTGTCGCTATGCtgtctttgattttgatttcacCACTGTCGAGAACTGCCAGAAAAGCAAGATTTTCTTCATTGCatg GTCCCCTGATACATCAAAGGTGAGAATGAAGATGGTGTACGCAAGCTCCAAAGATAGATTCAAGAGGGAATTGGATGGCACTCAAGTTGAATTGCAGGCAACTGATCCTAGCGAAATCAGCCTTGACATTATAAAAAGCCGAGCTCTTTAA
- the LOC117620020 gene encoding uncharacterized protein LOC117620020 isoform X1 produces the protein MCSLMLFYKVQIRKVFHYIILSPSFFVYFLHSLSIFVKPEPDVTVAFVKDHILICMQVLQTPDFRNSEAADEIRQQMKLLMDLYEQMAKDAGDTHRKFVSETQHSTHDSDPVKENQDGKQQKHLQPRCSVEKPVQPRTRSIPLSSYKKPVASQLQGSYIVGGSAFGWNFITFSGSKPIYYGVTKEDYRSRNNTLGTRSVV, from the exons atgtGTTCTTTGATGTTGTTCTATAAGGTCCAGATAAGGAAAGTCTTTCATTACATTATCTTgtccccttcattctttgtctattttctgcattctttgtctatttttgtTAAACCAGAACCAGACGTTACAGTTGCTTTTGTGAAAGACCACATTTTGATCTGTATGCAGGTTCTTCAGACACCAGATTTTCGAAATAGTGAAGCAGCTGATGAAATTCGACAAC AAATGAAGCTTCTGATGGATCTATACGAACAGATGGCCAAGGATGCAGGAGACACACACAGGAAGTTTGTGTCGGAAACACAGCATTCGACACATGACAGTGATCCTGTGAAAGAAAACCAAGATGGCAAACAACAAAAGCATCTTCAACCAAGATGCTCTGTAGAGAAGCCAGTGCAACCTCGTACTCGGTCGATCCCTCTCAGCTCATATAAGAAACCAGTTGCTAGCCAACTACAAGGGAGCTACATTGTGGGGGGTTCAGCGTTTGGTTGGAACTTCATCACATTTTCAGGCAGTAAACCAATCTATTATGGGGTGACAAAGGAGGATTATCGAAGCAGAAACAACACATTGGGAACACGGTCTGTAGTATAG
- the LOC117619969 gene encoding uncharacterized protein LOC117619969 isoform X2: MVSKRQRDARKRFRAENPELVKQPTPPKDPSKKKGKKSTFRRKKAPNGPDKPTKTSHSKHPLRVPGMRPGESCFICKATNHIAKLCPERAGWDKHKICLYCRQRGHSIKDCLNKNDDTVAVKLCYNCGETGHSLSTCPLPLQEGGTKFAKCFICNETGHLSKDCSKNTHGIYPKGGSCKICGGVTHLARDCPNKGNRDSMAVGGAFHSCNKMNVGLGQAASGMAVSDECKLKFLELKAKRNHRYIIFKIEIQQVVVEKVGTKEETYDDFAASLPADECRYAVFDFDFTTVENCQKSKIFFIAWSPDTSKVRMKMVYASSKDRFKRELDGTQVELQATDPSEISLDIIKSRAL, from the exons ATGGTGagcaaaagacagagagaTGCTCGCAAGAGATTCAGGGCAGAAAACCCTGAACTGGTTAAACAGCCGACGCCGCCTAAGGACCCAAGCaagaagaagggaaagaaGAGCACGTTCAGGCGCAAGAAAGCACCCAATGGTCCAGACAAACCCACCAAAACTTCTCATAGCAAACACCCACTTAGAGTCCCTGGTATGAGGCCTGGGGAGAGCTGTTTCATTTGTAAAGCCACCAACCATATCGCCAAGCTTTGCCCTGAGCGAGCTGGTTGGGACAAGCACAAG ATATGTTTGTATTGTCGACAACGTGGGCATAGCATCAAGGATTGCCTTAACAAGAATGATGACACCGTGGCTGTGAAGTTATGTTATAATTGTGGGGAAACTGGGCATTCACTATCTACCTGCCCCCTACCTCTTCAAGAAG GAGGAACTAAATTTGCCAAGTGCTTCATCTGTAACGAGACCGGTCACTTAAGCAAGGACTGCTCTAAAAATACTCATGGGATTTATCCAAAG GGTGGTAGTTGTAAGATTTGTGGAGGCGTAACACATTTGGCTAGAGATTGTCCCAACAAAGGCAACAGAGATTCAATGGCTGTTGGCGGAGCTTTTCACTCATGTAA taaaatgaaTGTTGGGTTGGGGCAGGCGGCGTCTGGCATGGCTGTGAGTGATGAATGCAAACTCAAGTTCTTGGAGCTAAAAGCGAAGAGAAACCATCGATACATTATATTCAAGATTGAGATTCAACAAGTGGTGGTAGAGAAGGTTGGTACCAAAGAAGAAACATATGACGACTTCGCGGCATCCCTGCCTGCCGATGAGTGTCGCTATGCtgtctttgattttgatttcacCACTGTCGAGAACTGCCAGAAAAGCAAGATTTTCTTCATTGCatg GTCCCCTGATACATCAAAGGTGAGAATGAAGATGGTGTACGCAAGCTCCAAAGATAGATTCAAGAGGGAATTGGATGGCACTCAAGTTGAATTGCAGGCAACTGATCCTAGCGAAATCAGCCTTGACATTATAAAAAGCCGAGCTCTTTAA
- the LOC117620019 gene encoding DNA-directed RNA polymerase III subunit RPC3 — protein sequence MTLTQYGIKYAVHIITSNFGNLVAKVCESLLRRGHLSLKQLIGFTELTPQQVKNSLLILIQHNCVQPFSFDQSEGPKVTQYIALFDNIIHRGRFAKFLAVVSQELDTDRELILKDLLENGRLTLKQIIEGAESSKSQGDSADKDSVQESFLKLVNAHFVERCPAPEPVLGQATKQEGPAKKRGAKSAKMVEVPETIEQRVIAAAAPPEAIRFSIMIDSEADAPGGKSDNMSVGEKRKHATLEFDAEFESSDEVVLWRANFEEFIRCLRHKACVENVRARLDDEAAVVLRAMLKATRTAEKKVKTENSVPLSLNTIYEEVINSEAGRSLTMGRVRDSLSGLCDSSQERDVDEDESYSVDLKKILELAQDDEVELIVLKRYGKDAYTMFRILSLAGRPIETDKISDMSQLSLVEKNETPKILYNLWKDDYLHMERLVVTGARQSQFLVWRVDKPIIWKHVLDEMFHTALNLSLRLACEEERFKEITDLPAHKLLGEMAKQWQLYRNVILVLQASLLKLDDALMLFHDF from the exons ATGACGCTGACCCAATACGGCATCAAATATGCCGTACACATCATCACCTCCAACTTCGGCAATCTCGTCGCt AAAGTGTGTGAAAGTCTACTAAGAAGAGGACACTTAAGCCTGAAACAGCTAATTGGGTTCACAGAGTTGACCCCTCAGCAAGTCAAGAACTCTCTCCTCATTCTAATCCAACACAATTGCGTTCAACCCTTCTCCTTCGACCAATCCG AGGGGCCAAAAGTCACTCAGTATATAGCGCTCTTCGATAATATAATCCACCGGGGGAGGTTTGCCAAATTTCTTGCTGTTGTATCCCAGGAACTCGATACAGat CGTGAACTAATTCTCAAGGATTTGCTTGAGAATGGTAGGCTTACACttaaacaaataattgaaGGAGCTGAATCAAGTAAAAGTCAAG GAGATTCTGCAGATAAGGATTCTGTCCAGGAAAGCTTTCTTAAACTTGTGAACGCCCATTTTGTTGAACGCTGCCCGGCTCCAGAACCAGTTCTTGGACAAGCTACTAAACAAGAAGGTCCTGCAAAGAAGCGAGGTGCTAAGTCTGCTAAG ATGGTTGAAGTACCCGAGACCATTGAACAGCGTGTTATAGCAGCAGCAGCGCCTCCGGAAGCCATAAGATTTTCAATTATGATAGATTCTGAAGCTGATGCTCCTGGAGGAAAAAGTGATAATATGAGTGTTGGGGAGAAG CGAAAGCATGCTACTTTGGAGTTTGATGCAGAATTTGAGTCGAGTGATGAAGTGGTTCTTTGGCGTGCCAATTTTGAGGAATTCATTCGATGTCTAAGGCATAAG GCTTGCGTTGAGAATGTGAGAGCACGACTGGATGATGAAGCTGCAGTTGTCTTAAGAGCAATGCTTAAGGCAACTAGAACTGCAGAGAAGAAagttaaaacagaaaattcaG TTCCTTTATCACTTAATACCATTTATGAAGAGGTAATAAACAGTGAAGCCGGTCGTAGTTTGACCATGGGTCGTGTCAGAGATTCGCTCAGCGGGCTTTGTGATTCAAGCCAAGAAAGAGACGTGGATGAAGACGAGTCATATAGTGTTG ACTTGAAGAAAATTCTTGAGCTAGCTCAGGATGATGAg GTGGAGTTAATTGTTTTGAAAAGATATGGGAAAGATGCTTATACAATGTTTAGAATACTGTCACTTGCCGGTCGTCCAATTGAGACGGATAAG ATTTCAGATATGTCACAGTTATCGCTTGTTGAAAAGAACGAAACTCCCAAGATTCTCTATAACCTGTGGAAGGATGATTACTTGCATATGGAG AGATTAGTTGTAACAGGAGCTAGACAGTCACAGTTCTTGGTGTGGAGAGTAGATAAACCCATAATTTGGAAACATGTTTTGGATGAGATGTTCCACACTGCCTTGAATTTAAGTCTTCGACTGGCTTGTGAGGAGGAACGATTCAAGGAG ATTACTGATCTCCCAGCACACAAACTTCTCGGGGAAATGGCGAAGCAATGGCAACTATACAGAAATGTCATTTTAGTTTTGCAAGCATCCCTTTTGAAGCTTGATGATGCTCTCATGCTCTTCCATGATTTCTGA
- the LOC117619263 gene encoding uncharacterized protein LOC117619263 — translation MFYSPSSNDYKIALPTNASPQPNKHVPPPPPPPPPSFLQLATSSILFHYKYMASNMSLKTLSVLALALAVCVQATLGAITCEDLDQDTCAFAVSSSSKRCVLEKHVRRSGEEAYTCRTSEIEADKLKDWVESEQCIKSCGLDRKSYGICSDSLLESRFTQKLCSPQCYNTCPNIVDLYFNLAAGEGVFLPKLCEAQGANARRQMSEIRSSGFVAPGPIHPANLVAPGPIKSANLVASTPTEVAPAQPPYYN, via the exons atgttCTACAGTCCTTCTTCAAACGACTATAAAATAGCCCTCCCCACCAATGCATCTCCACAACCCAACAAACAcgttcctcctcctcctcctcctcctcctcctagCTTCCTTCAATTAGCCACATCCTCTATCCTTTTTCATTACAAATACATGGCTTCTAACATGAGCTTGAAGACCCTTTCTGTGTTGGCTCTTGCCCTTGCCGTCTGTGTGCAAGCCACCCTag GAGCAATAACATGCGAGGATCTAGACCAAGACACATGCGCATTCGCTGTGTCGTCGTCCAGCAAACGCTGTGTGCTTGAGAAGCATGTGCGGAGAAGCGGAGAGGAAGCATACACGTGCCGCACATCAGAGATTGAGGCAGATAAATTGAAGGACTGGGTGGAGAGTGAGCAGTGCATCAAGTCTTGTGGGCTTGACCGCAAATCCTATGGCATCTGCTCAGACTCTCTCCTGGAGTCTCGCTTCACCCAAAAGCTTTGCTCCCCTCAGTGCTACAACACCTGCCCCAACATTGTTGACCTTTACTTCAATCTTGCCGCTGGTGAAG GGGTATTTCTACCGAAATTATGTGAAGCACAAGGAGCAAATGCTCGTCGACAGATGTCGGAGATCCGTAGCTCTGGATTTGTTGCACCAGGACCAATCCACCCTGCAAATTTGGTAGCACCCGGACCAATTAAGTCAGCCAATTTGGTAGCATCCACACCAACAGAGGTTGCTCCAGCACAGCCTCCTTACTATAACTAA
- the LOC117617609 gene encoding tubulin beta-1 chain codes for MREILHIQGGQCGNQIGAKFWEVVCAEHGIDSTGRYQGDNELQLERVNVYYNEASCGRFVPRAVLMDLEPGTMDSVRSGPYGQIFRPDNFVFGQSGAGNNWAKGHYTEGAELIDSVLDVVRKEAENCDCLQGFQVCHSLGGGTGSGMGTLLISKIREEYPDRMMLTFSVFPSPKVSDTVVEPYNATLSVHQLVENADECMVLDNEALYDICFRTLKLTTPSFGDLNHLISATMSGVTCCLRFPGQLNSDLRKLAVNLIPFPRLHFFMVGFAPLTSRGSQQYRALTVPELTQQMWDAKNMMCAADPRHGRYLTASAMFRGKMSTKEVDEQMINVQNKNSSYFVEWIPNNVKSTVCDIPPTGLKMASTFIGNSTSIQEMFRRVSEQFTAMFRRKAFLHWYTGEGMDEMEFTEAESNMNDLVSEYQQYQDATADEEGYDYEDEEEVQEEA; via the exons ATGCGTGAGATTCTCCACATCCAGGGAGGCCAATGCGGCAACCAGATCGGCGCCAAGTTCTGGGAGGTCGTCTGCGCCGAGCACGGCATCGACTCCACCGGTCGTTACCAAGGCGACAACGAGCTCCAGCTCGAGCGCGTCAATGTCTACTACAACGAAGCCAGTTGCGGGAGGTTCGTCCCACGCGCCGTCCTCATGGATCTGGAGCCAGGCACCATGGACAGCGTCAGATCTGGACCGTACGGCCAGATATTCCGGCCCGATAACTTCGTGTTCGGGCAGTCCGGTGCCGGCAACAACTGGGCTAAGGGTCATTACACCGAAGGCGCCGAGTTGATTGATTCTGTTCTCGATGTCGTTCGGAAGGAGGCTGAGAACTGCGACTGCTTGCAAG GTTTTCAGGTTTGCCACTCTCTGGGAGGAGGTACCGGTTCTGGAATGGGAACGCTTCTCATTTCCAAGATACGAGAGGAATACCCGGACCGAATGATGCTCACCTTCTCTGTGTTTCCGTCGCCAAAGGTGTCAGACACCGTCGTTGAGCCGTACAATGCAACTCTTTCGGTTCACCAGCTTGTTGAAAACGCAGATGAGTGTATGGTTTTGGACAACGAGGCTCTCTATGACATTTGCTTTCGAACGCTCAAGCTCACCACTCCCAGCT TTGGGGACCTCAATCACCTGATTTCTGCTACCATGAGTGGTGTAACTTGTTGCCTTCGTTTCCCTGGTCAACTCAACTCGGATCTCCGTAAGCTTGCTGTCAATCTGATTCCATTCCCGCGGTTGCACTTCTTCATGGTTGGGTTTGCTCCACTTACATCCCGTGGATCCCAGCAGTACAGGGCCCTTACTGTTCCAGAGCTCACTCAACAGATGTGGGATGCAAAGAACATGATGTGTGCTGCTGATCCGCGTCATGGACGGTATTTGACTGCTTCAGCTATGTTCCGTGGCAAGATGAGCACCAAGGAAGTCGACGAACAGATGATCAATGTGCAGAATAAGAACTCATCCTACTTTGTTGAGTGGATCCCAAACAATGTCAAGTCTACTGTTTGTGATATCCCACCTACTGGTCTGAAAATGGCTTCGACCTTCATCGGCAACTCCACTTCCATCCAGGAAATGTTCAGGAGGGTGAGTGAGCAGTTCACTGCCATGTTCCGCAGAAAGGCTTTCTTGCATTGGTACACAGGAGAGGGAATGGACGAGATGGAGTTCACCGAGGCAGAGAGCAACATGAACGATCTGGTTTCCGAGTACCAGCAGTACCAAGACGCTACAGCAGATGAGGAAGGGTATGACtatgaagatgaagaggaagtTCAGGAGGAGGCTTGA
- the LOC117620101 gene encoding O-glucosyltransferase rumi homolog, producing the protein MRENENMQRLQSQRCYLYGPFADTILMLRPFMKSPARFSAVFVLLFLLFGAFVCTRLLNSPILVDTSAEEPIITTRTSQKHPREIPLNCTAYDLARTCPSNYPTSTTITSHPEQDPDRPLPPTCPEYFRWIHEDLRPWAHTGITRDMIQRAKRTANFKLVIVNGKAYVEKYQKSFQTRDVFTMWGILQLLRRYPGQVPDLELMFDCVDWPVISSNDYSGPNATAPPPLFRYCGDDNSLDIVFPDWSFWGWAEINIKPWEVLLKDLEEGNKRKRWIDRAPYAYWKGNPSVAATRQDLLKCNVSDQQDWNARVYAQDWLRESSEGYKQSDLASQCVDRYKIYIEGSAWSVSDKYILACDSVTLIVKPRYYDFFTRSLMPVHHYWPIKDDDKCRSIKFAVDWGNSHKQKAQAIGKAASKLIQEELKMDYVYDYMFHLLNEYAKLLQFKPTIPQKAIELCSEAMACQAQGTEKKFMMESMVKGPAVSNPCTMPPPYGPASLFAVLRRNANSIKQVETWEKKYWENQSKQS; encoded by the exons atgagagagaacgagaaTATGCAGAGGCTCCAGAGCCAAAGGTGCTACTTGTATGGTCCTTTCGCAGACACCATCTTAATGTTACGGCCATTTATGAAGTCACCTGCCAGATTTTCTGCCGTCTTcgtcctcctcttcctcctcttcggTGCTTTCGTCTGCACGCGCCTTCTCAACTCCCCT ATTCTAGTGGATACTTCAGCCGAAGAACCAATAATTACCACCAGAACATCCCAAAAACACCCTCGTGAGATCCCACTCAACTGCACTGCTTACGACCTCGCACGAACCTGCCCGTCAAACTACCCTACTAGTACTACTATCACCTCCCACCCGGAGCAAGATCCTGACCGTCCATTACCACCCACGTGTCCAGAATACTTCCGCTGGATACACGAGGACCTCAGGCCATGGGCCCATACGGGGATCACGAGAGACATGATACAGCGAGCCAAGCGCACGGCCAATTTCAAGTTGGTGATTGTAAATGGGAAAGCTTACGTGGAGAAGTATCAGAAGTCGTTTCAGACCAGAGACGTTTTTACAATGTGGGGGATCCTACAGTTGTTACGGAGGTATCCAGGACAGGTGCCTGATTTGGAGCTCATGTTTGACTGCGTTGACTGGCCTGTGATTTCATCAAACGATTATAGTGGGCCCAATGCCACGGCCCCACCACCGTTGTTCCGCTACTGTGGGGATGACAACTCACTCGATATTGTCTTCCCTGATTGGTCCTTTTGGGGATG GGCTGAGATCAATATAAAGCCATGGGAGGTTTTGTTAAAGGACCTAGAGGAAGGCAACAAGAGGAAGAGGTGGATAGACAGAGCACCTTATGCTTATTGGAAGGGAAATCCATCTGTTGCTGCAACCAGGCAAGATCTCCTCAAATGTAATGTTTCTGACCAACAGGACTGGAACGCTCGCGTTTACGCTCAG GATTGGTTACGAGAATCAAGCGAAGGGTACAAGCAATCGGATTTGGCAAGCCAATGCGTTGATAG GTATAAGATCTACATAGAAGGGTCTGCTTGGTCTGTCAGTGATAAGTACATTCTTGCATGTGATTCTGTCACCTTAATTGTTAAACCCCGCTACTACGATTTCTTCACGAGAAGTTTGATGCCAGTGCACCACTACTGGCCCATAAAGGATGATGACAAGTGCAGATCCATTAAGTTTGCTGTTGATTGGGGCAACAGCCACAAGCAAAAG GCACAAGCCATTGGAAAGGCAGCAAGTAAATTAATTCAAGAGGAGTTGAAGATGGACTATGTCTATGACTACATGTTTCATCTTCTGAATGAATACGCAAAGCTCTTACAATTCAAGCCAACCATACCTCAAAAAGCTATTGAGCTCTGCTCAGAGGCGATGGCTTGCCAAGCGCAAGGAACAGAGAAGAAATTTATGATGGAATCTATGGTGAAGGGTCCTGCAGTCAGTAATCCATGCACTATGCCTCCTCCATACGGTCCAGCATCTCTTTTTGCAGTGCTTAGGAGAAATGCAAATTCAATTAAACAAGTAGAAACATGGGAGAAGAAATACTGGGAGAATCAGAGTAAGCAATCGTAA
- the LOC117620020 gene encoding uncharacterized protein LOC117620020 isoform X2, producing the protein MINMDLQQHSSMFKIRALVQQLRPNFIEVLQTPDFRNSEAADEIRQQMKLLMDLYEQMAKDAGDTHRKFVSETQHSTHDSDPVKENQDGKQQKHLQPRCSVEKPVQPRTRSIPLSSYKKPVASQLQGSYIVGGSAFGWNFITFSGSKPIYYGVTKEDYRSRNNTLGTRSVV; encoded by the exons ATGATCAATATGGACCTCCAACAACATTCCTCCATGTTTAAAATTCGCGCTCTTGTTCAACAACTCCGTCCCAATTTTATTGAG GTTCTTCAGACACCAGATTTTCGAAATAGTGAAGCAGCTGATGAAATTCGACAAC AAATGAAGCTTCTGATGGATCTATACGAACAGATGGCCAAGGATGCAGGAGACACACACAGGAAGTTTGTGTCGGAAACACAGCATTCGACACATGACAGTGATCCTGTGAAAGAAAACCAAGATGGCAAACAACAAAAGCATCTTCAACCAAGATGCTCTGTAGAGAAGCCAGTGCAACCTCGTACTCGGTCGATCCCTCTCAGCTCATATAAGAAACCAGTTGCTAGCCAACTACAAGGGAGCTACATTGTGGGGGGTTCAGCGTTTGGTTGGAACTTCATCACATTTTCAGGCAGTAAACCAATCTATTATGGGGTGACAAAGGAGGATTATCGAAGCAGAAACAACACATTGGGAACACGGTCTGTAGTATAG
- the LOC117619137 gene encoding protein O-glucosyltransferase 1-like — protein sequence MESAARFSAIFVVLFVLVGALICTRLLNYNTETLFGATPTSAQARTSQSYPHKTGEIPKKPRRKFEIPLNCPAYDLRGTCPSNYPTTFHPEQNPERPSPPTCPEYFRWIHEDLRPWARTGITREMVERANRTANFKFVIVNGKAYVEQYEKAFQTRDVFTVWGFLQLLRRYPGQVPDLELMFDCVDWPVIPSHEYSGPNATAPPPLFRYCADDNTLDIVFPDWSFWGWAEINIRPWEVLFEELKEGNKRKTWLEREPYAYWKGNPDIAETRQDLIKCNVSEEHDWNARLYAQDWDRESKEGYNKSDLASQCIHRYKIYIEGSAWSVSEKYILSCDSVTLIVKPHYYDFFTRRLMPVEHYWPIKDDDKCRSIKFSVDWGNTHRRKAQAIGKASSNLIQEELKMDYVYDYMFHLLNEYAKLLQFKPTVPKKAVELCSEAMACQAEGTEKKFMLQSLVKGPAVSEPCAMPPPYDPSSLFAVLRRKENSMKQVETWERNYWESQSKKS from the exons ATGGAGTCAGCTGCAAGATTTTCTGCTATCTTCGTCGTCCTCTTCGTTCTCGTTGGCGCCCTTATTTGCACGCGGCTGCTTAACTACAAT ACAGAGACTCTATTTGGAGCTACTCCTACTTCAGCTCAAGCCAGAACATCCCAATCGTACCCTCACAAAACCGGTGAAATTCCCAAGAAGCCCCGGCGCAAATTCGAAATTCCACTCAACTGCCCTGCTTACGACCTCAGGGGAACCTGCCCCTCAAACTATCCTACCACATTCCACCCGGAGCAAAATCCTGAGCGTCCATCACCACCCACGTGTCCAGAATACTTCCGTTGGATACATGAAGACCTGAGGCCATGGGCTCGCACGGGGATCACAAGGGAAATGGTAGAGAGGGCCAATCGTACGGCCAACTTTAAGTTCGTAATCGTGAATGGCAAGGCTTACGTGGAGCAATATGAGAAGGCGTTTCAGACCAGAGACGTTTTTACGGTGTGGGGATTCCTACAGTTGTTACGGAGGTATCCAGGACAGGTGCCTGATTTAGAGCTGATGTTTGACTGCGTTGACTGGCCAGTCATTCCATCCCACGAATATAGCGGGCCTAACGCCACGGCCCCACCACCGTTGTTTCGCTATTGTGCGGATGACAACACACTCGATATTGTCTTCCCCGATTGGTCCTTTTGGGGTTG GGCTGAAATAAATATAAGGCCATGGGAGGTTTTGTTCGAGGAACTAAAGGAAGGCAACAAGAGGAAGACCTGGCTAGAAAGAGAACCTTATGCTTATTGGAAGGGAAATCCAGATATTGCTGAGACCAGGCAAGACCTCATCAAATGTAATGTTTCTGAGGAACATGACTGGAACGCTCGCCTTTATGCTCAG GACTGGGATCGAGAATCGAAGGAAGGGTACAATAAATCAGATTTGGCAAGCCAATGCATACATAG GTATAAGATCTACATAGAAGGGTCTGCTTGGTCTGTCAGTGAAAAATACATCCTGTCCTGTGATTCTGTTACCTTGATAGTAAAACCCCATTACTACGATTTCTTCACAAGACGTTTGATGCCAGTAGAGCACTACTGGCCGATCAAGGACGACGACAAGTGCAGGTCTATTAAGTTCTCTGTTGATTGGGGCAACACTCACAGGCGAAAG GCACAAGCAATTGGAAAGGCATCAAGTAATTTAATTCAAGAGGAGCTGAAGATGGACTATGTGTATGACTACATGTTTCATCTTTTGAATGAGTATGCAAAGCTCTTACAATTCAAGCCCACCGTACCTAAAAAAGCCGTTGAGCTCTGCTCGGAGGCAATGGCTTGCCAAGCAGAAGGAACAGAGAAGAAGTTTATGCTGCAATCTCTGGTGAAGGGCCCTGCAGTCAGTGAGCCATGCGCAATGCCTCCGCCTTATGATCCTTCATCTCTTTTTGCAGTGCttaggagaaaagaaaattccatgAAACAAGTTgaaacatgggaaaggaattACTGGGAGAGTCAGAGTAAGAAATCATAG